In the genome of Candidatus Methylomirabilis sp., one region contains:
- the argF gene encoding ornithine carbamoyltransferase yields MKRDFISLHDWSAAEVAALLTQAADLKAKQRAGIPHILLPGKTLALIFEKPSLRTRVTFEAGMTQLGGHAIYLAPQDIRLGERETVADGARNLSRWVDGIVARTFRHQMVVELAEHATVPVINGLTDLLHPCQILAALLTIQERRGRLAGCRVAFIGDGNNVANSWCTGAAKTGVHLTIACPKGYEPDPSILHQAREDAKGAGAQIHVVHDAAAAARGADVLYTDVWASMGQEEERAKRAKVFRPFQVNRALVDLARPDVLVMHCLPAHRGEEITDEVIEGPHSAVFDEAENRLHAQKALLVTLLGDHR; encoded by the coding sequence ATGAAGCGCGATTTCATCAGCCTGCACGACTGGTCGGCGGCCGAGGTCGCGGCGCTCCTCACGCAGGCCGCCGACCTCAAGGCGAAGCAGCGGGCCGGGATCCCGCACATCCTGCTTCCGGGCAAGACGCTGGCCCTCATCTTCGAGAAGCCCTCCCTCCGGACCCGGGTCACCTTCGAGGCGGGGATGACGCAGCTCGGCGGGCACGCCATCTACCTCGCCCCACAGGACATCCGCCTGGGGGAGCGGGAGACGGTGGCCGACGGGGCACGCAACCTCTCGCGCTGGGTGGACGGGATCGTGGCCCGGACCTTCCGGCACCAGATGGTGGTGGAGCTGGCCGAGCACGCCACCGTCCCCGTCATCAACGGCCTGACCGATCTGCTGCACCCCTGCCAGATCCTGGCCGCCCTGCTGACCATCCAGGAGCGGCGGGGCCGCCTCGCGGGATGCCGGGTCGCCTTTATCGGGGACGGGAACAACGTGGCCAACTCCTGGTGTACCGGGGCGGCGAAGACCGGGGTGCACCTGACCATCGCGTGCCCGAAGGGCTACGAGCCGGACCCGAGCATCCTGCACCAGGCCCGCGAGGACGCCAAGGGGGCGGGGGCCCAGATCCACGTGGTCCACGACGCGGCCGCGGCGGCCCGCGGAGCCGATGTCCTGTACACCGACGTCTGGGCGAGCATGGGGCAGGAGGAGGAGCGGGCGAAGCGGGCCAAGGTCTTCCGGCCCTTCCAGGTGAACCGGGCTCTCGTGGACCTGGCGCGCCCCGACGTCCTGGTGATGCATTGCCTGCCGGCCCACCGGGGGGAGGAGATCACCGATGAGGTGATCGAGGGACCCCACTCGGCGGTGTTCGACGAGGCGGAGAACCGCCTGCACGCGCAGAAGGCCCTCCTGGTCACCCTCCTGGGGGATCATCGCTGA
- a CDS encoding argininosuccinate synthase, giving the protein MASEVRKIVLAYSGGLDTSVILRWLLETYGCEVIAFVADIGQGEEIGPVREKGLRTGASKVIVEDLKEEFVRDFVFPCLKANAVYEGGYLLGTSMARPLIAKGQMAVARAAGADAVAHGATGKGNDQVRFELTYLAFDPHIRIIAPWREWEFKSRSDLLGYAKRHGIPVPVTKAKPYSSDRNLFHISFEGGVLEDPWMEPPADMYTLTVAPEKAPGRPTLLEVEFEQGVPVAVDGRRLPPVALLSHLNAVGGKNGIGRVDLVENRYVGMKSRGVYETPGGTILHVAHRAVESITMDREVMHLRESLIPRFAELVYYGYWFSPEMEMLRAAIEESQRTVTGTARLKLYRGNCTVVGRKSKVSLYDPAYATFEEDPVYRQRDAEGFIRLHALRLRIRALTQKAPGRRR; this is encoded by the coding sequence ATGGCGAGCGAGGTCCGCAAAATCGTCCTGGCCTACTCGGGCGGGCTCGACACCTCCGTCATCCTGAGGTGGCTGCTGGAGACGTACGGCTGCGAGGTCATCGCCTTCGTGGCCGACATCGGGCAGGGGGAGGAGATCGGTCCGGTCCGGGAGAAGGGCCTCCGGACCGGGGCCAGCAAGGTCATTGTCGAGGACCTGAAAGAGGAGTTCGTCCGCGACTTCGTCTTCCCCTGCCTGAAGGCCAACGCCGTCTACGAGGGGGGCTACCTGCTCGGGACCTCCATGGCCCGCCCCCTCATCGCCAAGGGGCAGATGGCCGTCGCAAGGGCGGCAGGCGCCGACGCCGTCGCCCACGGCGCCACCGGGAAGGGGAACGACCAGGTCCGCTTCGAGCTGACCTACCTGGCGTTCGACCCCCACATCCGGATCATCGCGCCCTGGCGGGAGTGGGAGTTCAAGTCCCGGTCGGACCTGCTGGGCTACGCCAAGCGGCACGGCATCCCGGTCCCCGTGACGAAGGCGAAGCCGTACAGCAGCGACCGGAACCTCTTCCACATCTCCTTTGAGGGGGGGGTCCTCGAGGATCCCTGGATGGAGCCGCCGGCCGACATGTATACCCTCACGGTCGCCCCGGAGAAGGCCCCGGGCCGTCCCACCCTCCTGGAGGTGGAGTTCGAGCAGGGGGTGCCGGTGGCCGTGGATGGCCGTCGGCTCCCGCCGGTTGCCCTCCTCAGCCACCTGAACGCCGTCGGCGGGAAGAACGGCATCGGGCGGGTAGACCTGGTGGAGAACCGCTACGTGGGGATGAAGTCGCGCGGGGTCTACGAGACGCCCGGGGGGACCATCCTGCACGTCGCCCACCGGGCCGTGGAGTCCATCACCATGGACCGGGAGGTGATGCACCTGCGGGAGAGCCTCATACCCCGCTTCGCCGAGCTGGTCTACTACGGCTACTGGTTCTCGCCCGAGATGGAGATGCTGCGGGCGGCGATCGAGGAGAGCCAGCGGACCGTCACCGGGACGGCGCGCCTCAAGCTCTACCGGGGCAACTGCACCGTGGTGGGGCGCAAGTCCAAGGTGTCCCTGTACGATCCGGCCTATGCCACGTTCGAGGAGGACCCGGTCTACCGGCAGCGGGACGCCGAGGGGTTCATCCGGTTGCACGCGCTCCGCCTGCGGATCCGGGCCCTGACCCAGAAGGCGCCGGGTCGCCGCCGGTAG